A single region of the Pontibacter kalidii genome encodes:
- a CDS encoding septal ring lytic transglycosylase RlpA family protein — MNLYSVVLIFLLSLSSGPLEYTADGKATYYADRFHGQRTANGERYDKTLMTAAHATLPFNTSVEVTNLKNGKTVVVRINDRMAASRHRVIDLSRAAATQLDMVRDGTVAVSLKELIGEEAQQESSLAVSESEAQPKQ, encoded by the coding sequence ATGAATCTATATTCAGTAGTATTGATCTTCCTGCTTTCGCTCTCATCAGGGCCATTGGAGTACACGGCAGACGGAAAGGCAACCTATTATGCCGACCGATTCCACGGCCAGCGCACTGCCAATGGCGAGCGTTACGACAAAACCCTGATGACAGCTGCCCACGCCACGCTCCCGTTTAACACCAGCGTGGAAGTGACCAACCTGAAGAACGGCAAAACCGTAGTAGTACGCATCAACGACCGCATGGCCGCCAGCCGCCACCGCGTCATTGACCTCTCCAGGGCAGCCGCCACCCAACTGGACATGGTGCGCGACGGAACGGTAGCCGTAAGTTTAAAAGAACTCATCGGGGAGGAGGCACAACAAGAATCCTCTTTAGCCGTTTCAGAGTCAGAAGCCCAGCCAAAGCAGTAA
- a CDS encoding DUF58 domain-containing protein, whose product MKKPLSLADVQKFENMEFLAKQLVEGFITGLHQSPYHGFSVEFSEHRLYNNGESTRHIDWKVFARTDKLFIKRYEEETNLRCHILLDVSPSMYYPLEDNGKLTFSALCAAALATLLRKQRDAVGLVTFSDKIEHQTPVRSTASHLHALLLLLQQQLEQKPTAKDTNVAEVVHQIAQQIPKRSLVVIFSDMLSRVEDMDAIFAALQHLKHQNHEVLLFHVMDRKTEEEFDFAERPYVFVDVETGQELKLQPSQVREHYRTAVEKYKRDLSLKCGQYKIDFVPVDISEPFDKVLYSYLVKRAKGR is encoded by the coding sequence ATGAAAAAGCCCCTTTCCCTTGCCGATGTGCAGAAATTCGAGAACATGGAGTTTCTGGCCAAGCAGCTGGTGGAGGGTTTTATCACCGGGCTGCACCAGTCGCCGTACCACGGTTTTTCGGTGGAGTTCTCCGAGCACCGCCTCTACAACAACGGCGAAAGCACCCGCCACATCGACTGGAAGGTTTTTGCCCGCACCGACAAGCTTTTCATAAAGCGCTACGAGGAGGAAACCAACCTGCGCTGCCATATCCTGCTGGATGTGTCGCCCTCTATGTACTACCCGCTGGAAGATAACGGCAAGCTCACTTTCTCCGCCCTCTGTGCCGCCGCCCTTGCCACCCTTTTGCGCAAGCAGCGCGATGCCGTGGGGCTGGTAACCTTCTCTGATAAGATCGAGCACCAAACACCGGTCCGCTCCACCGCCTCCCATCTCCATGCGTTGCTTTTGCTGCTGCAGCAGCAACTGGAGCAGAAGCCCACAGCCAAGGATACCAACGTGGCTGAGGTGGTGCACCAGATCGCGCAGCAGATCCCCAAACGCTCGCTGGTGGTTATTTTTAGTGATATGCTGAGCCGCGTGGAGGACATGGACGCTATTTTCGCTGCACTGCAGCACCTGAAACACCAGAACCACGAGGTGCTCCTTTTCCATGTGATGGACCGCAAAACCGAGGAGGAGTTTGATTTTGCTGAGCGGCCCTATGTTTTTGTGGATGTAGAGACAGGGCAGGAGCTCAAGCTGCAGCCTTCTCAGGTGCGCGAGCATTACCGCACCGCGGTAGAAAAGTATAAAAGAGACCTAAGCCTTAAGTGCGGGCAGTATAAAATCGATTTTGTACCCGTAGATATCAGCGAGCCTTTCGATAAAGTGCTGTATTCCTACCTGGTGAAACGGGCAAAGGGGAGGTAG
- the pgi gene encoding glucose-6-phosphate isomerase — translation MLKNYPPTKTEAWKHLEEHFKTVQPQHLRDLFAQDADRFNKLTFRLNDTIYDLSKNRITHDTLQLLVQLAKEMDVPGAIESMFGGEKINATENRAVLHTALRNFSDERLEVEGENALQEVRQVQEQMRNFCNKLHAGEWTGYTGKRIQSIVNIGIGGSDLGPKMVVEALKNYQKPDLEVYFISNVDGTDAAEVLRRLDPETTLFIIASKTYTTKETITNAETARGWFLNKAVDREHIKKHFVALSTNIEAVTQFGIAEENAFRFWDWVGGRFSLWSAIGLSVACALGYDKFEELLRGAESMDKHFRQEPLEKNIPVLMALLSIWYTNFFGCQTHAILPYDHYLRLLPEYLQQLLMESNGKSTDRNGNRVDYQTQPVVWGAAGTNSQHSFFQLIHQGTILIPCDFIAPAESHNPIGNHHPLLLSNFFAQTEALMKGKNADEVRQELTQKGMSGQELEQLLPHKLFEGNKPTTSIMMQKLTPFELGSLVAMYEHKTFVQGVIWNIYSFDQWGVELGKQLAGTIEGELLQGKSSSHDSSTSGLIAYYTDHK, via the coding sequence ATGCTGAAAAACTACCCTCCGACCAAAACCGAAGCCTGGAAACACCTCGAGGAGCACTTTAAAACGGTACAACCACAACACCTGCGCGATCTTTTTGCACAAGATGCTGATCGTTTCAACAAGTTGACCTTCCGCCTGAACGACACCATTTACGACCTTTCCAAGAACCGCATCACCCACGATACACTGCAGCTGCTGGTGCAGTTGGCCAAGGAGATGGACGTGCCCGGTGCGATAGAAAGCATGTTTGGCGGCGAGAAGATCAACGCGACCGAAAACCGCGCCGTACTGCACACCGCCCTTCGAAATTTCTCTGACGAACGCCTGGAGGTGGAGGGCGAGAATGCCCTGCAGGAAGTACGCCAGGTGCAGGAGCAGATGCGCAACTTCTGTAACAAACTGCACGCCGGCGAGTGGACCGGCTATACAGGCAAGCGCATCCAAAGCATTGTGAACATCGGCATCGGCGGCTCTGACTTGGGCCCTAAGATGGTAGTGGAAGCCCTGAAGAATTACCAGAAGCCGGACCTGGAAGTATACTTTATTTCCAATGTGGACGGCACAGACGCCGCCGAAGTGCTGCGCCGCCTGGACCCCGAAACCACGCTGTTCATCATCGCCTCCAAGACCTATACCACCAAGGAAACCATCACCAATGCCGAGACGGCACGCGGCTGGTTCCTGAACAAGGCCGTGGACCGCGAGCACATCAAGAAGCATTTTGTGGCGCTCTCTACCAACATTGAGGCCGTTACGCAATTCGGTATCGCTGAGGAAAACGCTTTCCGTTTCTGGGATTGGGTAGGCGGACGTTTCTCTCTCTGGTCAGCTATTGGTTTGTCTGTGGCCTGCGCGTTAGGCTATGACAAATTTGAAGAACTGCTGCGTGGTGCGGAGTCGATGGACAAGCACTTCCGCCAGGAGCCTTTAGAGAAAAATATTCCGGTGCTGATGGCGCTGCTGAGCATCTGGTACACCAACTTCTTCGGCTGCCAGACACACGCCATCCTTCCTTACGACCATTACCTGCGCCTGTTGCCCGAATACCTGCAGCAACTGCTGATGGAGAGCAACGGCAAGAGCACCGACCGCAACGGCAACCGCGTGGATTACCAGACGCAACCCGTGGTGTGGGGGGCGGCTGGAACCAACAGCCAGCACTCCTTCTTCCAGCTTATCCACCAGGGAACTATACTGATACCCTGCGATTTTATAGCTCCGGCTGAAAGCCATAATCCCATTGGTAACCACCACCCGCTGCTGCTCTCTAACTTCTTTGCACAAACCGAGGCCCTGATGAAAGGCAAAAACGCCGACGAAGTGCGCCAGGAGCTGACGCAGAAAGGCATGTCAGGACAGGAGCTGGAGCAATTGCTGCCACATAAATTGTTTGAGGGCAACAAGCCTACTACTTCCATCATGATGCAGAAGCTCACCCCGTTTGAGCTGGGAAGCCTGGTAGCCATGTATGAGCACAAAACGTTTGTGCAGGGCGTGATCTGGAACATCTACAGCTTCGACCAGTGGGGCGTGGAGTTGGGCAAGCAACTCGCTGGCACGATAGAGGGCGAGCTGCTACAAGGCAAATCCTCCTCCCACGACAGTTCTACCAGCGGCCTGATAGCGTACTATACCGATCATAAGTAA
- the otsB gene encoding trehalose-phosphatase produces the protein MPSRNLFYLLESKQVKALIFDLDGVITRTARVHANAWKRMFDDYLKQRGQLEGKVYEPLNIATDYRRYIDGIPRYDGVRNFLSSRSITLPEGTPVDEPGKETVAGLGNLKNAYFHDLLQQGGVEVYPDTVAFVKEMRQRGYRTAVISASKNCQAILAAAVLEALFEVRVDGVLSAELGLKGKPAPDIFLEAARRLQVKPEQAAVFEDALAGVEAGKAGGFALVVGIDRTNQAEELSKHGADVVLQTLPSHTMKNQTTNMVQKQDGKNLPSALNKVKELLDGKTPAVFLDYDGCLAPIVKDPDKAILSEGMRSTLQQLAQVCPVAVVSGRDRANVEQLVQLDSLYYAGSHGFDISGPNNMHTEPGGAAAAIPALDKAQKALNERLKDVEGALVERKRYAIAVHYRNVAEGQVAQVLEVANDVLSKYKELKPGPGKKVLELKPNLDWHKGKAVHWLLEELDLNKPDIIPLYIGDDLTDEDAFAALQGQGVSILVGEHDEQTAAAYRLESVEEVQEFLQALAQELKKE, from the coding sequence ATGCCGTCACGAAACCTGTTCTACCTGTTGGAGAGCAAACAAGTAAAGGCCCTTATCTTCGACCTCGATGGCGTGATTACCCGGACGGCGCGGGTGCACGCCAACGCCTGGAAGCGCATGTTCGATGACTACCTTAAGCAGCGCGGGCAGCTGGAGGGCAAGGTATACGAGCCGCTAAATATAGCCACCGACTACCGCCGCTACATAGACGGGATCCCGCGCTACGACGGGGTGCGCAATTTCCTCTCCTCACGCAGTATAACCCTGCCGGAAGGCACCCCAGTGGATGAACCCGGCAAGGAGACGGTGGCAGGGCTGGGAAACCTCAAGAACGCATACTTCCACGATCTGCTGCAGCAGGGCGGGGTGGAAGTATATCCCGATACCGTCGCTTTTGTAAAGGAGATGCGGCAACGGGGTTACCGTACGGCCGTTATCTCTGCCAGCAAAAACTGCCAGGCCATACTGGCGGCGGCTGTTTTAGAGGCGCTGTTCGAGGTGCGGGTGGATGGCGTGCTGTCGGCGGAACTAGGGCTGAAGGGCAAGCCTGCCCCCGATATTTTTCTGGAGGCTGCACGGCGGCTGCAGGTGAAACCGGAGCAGGCAGCCGTTTTTGAGGATGCCCTGGCAGGCGTGGAGGCAGGAAAGGCCGGAGGTTTTGCCCTGGTAGTGGGCATTGACAGAACCAACCAGGCGGAAGAGTTATCCAAACATGGCGCCGATGTGGTGCTACAAACATTACCATCCCATACAATGAAGAACCAAACCACGAACATGGTACAAAAACAGGACGGCAAAAATCTTCCGTCAGCCTTGAACAAAGTAAAGGAGCTGCTAGATGGCAAGACACCGGCCGTTTTCCTGGACTACGACGGCTGCCTGGCCCCCATTGTAAAAGACCCTGACAAGGCCATCCTTTCCGAAGGTATGCGCAGCACCCTGCAGCAGCTGGCGCAGGTATGCCCGGTGGCAGTGGTAAGCGGCCGTGATCGCGCCAACGTGGAGCAACTGGTGCAGCTGGATAGTCTATACTATGCCGGTTCCCACGGCTTCGATATTTCGGGGCCCAACAACATGCACACCGAGCCGGGCGGGGCCGCCGCCGCCATCCCTGCCTTAGACAAAGCGCAGAAGGCGCTCAACGAGCGTTTGAAGGATGTGGAGGGGGCGCTGGTGGAGCGGAAGCGCTATGCCATCGCCGTGCATTACCGTAACGTGGCGGAGGGGCAGGTAGCGCAGGTGCTGGAGGTGGCAAACGATGTCCTCTCAAAGTATAAGGAGCTCAAGCCCGGGCCGGGTAAAAAAGTGCTTGAACTCAAGCCTAACCTGGACTGGCACAAGGGCAAAGCGGTGCATTGGTTGCTGGAGGAGCTTGACCTGAACAAACCCGACATCATCCCGCTATACATTGGTGATGATCTGACAGATGAAGATGCCTTTGCCGCACTCCAGGGCCAGGGCGTGAGTATACTGGTGGGAGAGCATGACGAGCAGACTGCCGCCGCTTACAGGCTGGAGAGCGTAGAAGAGGTACAGGAGTTTCTGCAGGCCCTCGCCCAAGAACTAAAAAAGGAGTAA
- a CDS encoding DUF3276 family protein: MEENNEKAEIYSQRVRAGKRTYFFDVKSTRSNDFYVTITESKRKFKEDSFSYEKHKIFLYKEDFLKFMDALQETIDHVKSELLTEEALAALENPVKEGEEAPFDEELKWE, encoded by the coding sequence GTGGAAGAGAACAACGAAAAAGCAGAAATTTATTCCCAGAGAGTAAGAGCCGGGAAGAGAACGTATTTCTTTGATGTGAAGTCAACTCGATCTAACGACTTCTACGTGACCATCACGGAGAGTAAGCGCAAGTTCAAGGAAGACAGCTTCTCTTACGAGAAACACAAAATCTTCCTCTACAAAGAGGATTTTCTGAAATTCATGGACGCGCTGCAGGAAACGATAGACCACGTTAAATCCGAACTCTTGACAGAAGAGGCCCTGGCCGCACTGGAGAACCCGGTGAAAGAAGGCGAAGAGGCTCCTTTTGACGAAGAACTGAAGTGGGAATAA
- a CDS encoding HAD family hydrolase: MSNLSNLIQERNIKALILDMDGVITNTAGLHAEAWKKLCDSFLRQRSEQDGKSYEPFDLKEDYQAYVHDVPRLDAMRNFMASRGITLPEGNPNDSVGTNTLVGLGERKDYYFHELLKQNGVVVFDDAVKYVKEQQQKGMKTAIVSGSRNCLTILRRAGLDRLFEVRVDKVVANELKMKSKPAPDIYLEAARQLGVDPKQTAVFEDTAGGVEGAKAGGFGLVVGVDRSFVQERLESKGADTVIKGFTAELKEKVAPSLDS; the protein is encoded by the coding sequence ATGAGTAATCTGAGTAACCTTATACAAGAGCGAAATATCAAGGCCCTCATTCTGGACATGGATGGCGTGATCACGAACACGGCCGGGCTACATGCCGAGGCTTGGAAAAAGCTGTGCGATTCGTTCCTGCGCCAGCGCAGCGAGCAGGATGGCAAGTCCTACGAGCCGTTCGACCTCAAAGAGGACTATCAGGCATACGTGCACGACGTACCCCGCCTAGATGCCATGCGTAACTTTATGGCCTCCCGTGGTATTACCCTGCCGGAAGGCAACCCAAACGACAGCGTGGGAACCAACACCCTTGTGGGTCTGGGCGAGCGCAAAGACTACTATTTTCATGAGCTGCTGAAGCAGAATGGCGTCGTAGTGTTTGATGATGCCGTAAAATATGTAAAAGAGCAGCAGCAGAAGGGCATGAAAACGGCCATTGTTTCAGGAAGCCGCAACTGCCTGACCATCCTTCGCCGTGCCGGTCTGGACAGGCTTTTTGAAGTGCGTGTCGACAAGGTGGTGGCCAATGAACTCAAGATGAAGAGCAAGCCCGCCCCGGACATTTACCTGGAGGCCGCCCGCCAGCTGGGCGTTGACCCGAAGCAGACCGCTGTTTTTGAAGATACTGCCGGGGGTGTAGAAGGTGCCAAAGCCGGAGGTTTCGGATTGGTAGTGGGCGTAGACCGAAGCTTTGTGCAGGAAAGGCTGGAATCTAAAGGAGCGGATACCGTCATCAAAGGTTTTACAGCTGAACTGAAAGAGAAGGTTGCCCCTTCACTGGACTCCTAA
- a CDS encoding glycoside hydrolase family 65 protein — protein sequence MQKWRMTYESWKPEQQLLREALCTLGNGYLATRGAFEEASAERGAHYPGTYLAGGYNRLTSEIAGKKIENEDLVNWPNWLPLTFRHLGEDWFDIRKVELIGFRQELDMQQGLLLRHLHFRDKKGRETTLVSRRFVSMANKHVAALQWELTPLNWSGEVEVVAALDGRVTNSGVERYSALQSQHLKTIQQGRHNKDTVYLEVETVQSRLVMAQAARLRVYREAAPVDLEREVQLEEGYVAMQFKLRCEQNKPVLIEKVVQVHTSRDQAITEPLQEACKNIDRQGVFEHLLYKHTLAWQRLWNRCDFELSCNEKTQGILRLHIFHLLQTVSANTVGLDVGVPARGLHGEAYRGHIFWDELFIFPFLNLRLPELTRELLLYRFRRLPEARYAATQAGYRGAMFPWQSGSNGREESQVIHLNPQSGRWLPDNTFLQRHISAAVAYNVWQYYQATGDMGFMTYVGGELIFDIAQFWSSIAVFNTGRGRYEIRHVVGPDEYHTEYPDSDEPGLNNNAYTNVMAVWVIQVALKLFDILDDARVEELSEKLSISEADKERWRDIAAKMYIPFIGDSGIIAQFEGYERLSEFPWDKYRAKYGEAMRLDRILESEGDNVNKYKASKQADVLMLFYLFSSKELMDIFKRLQYDFTPSYILENIAYYEQRTSHGSTLSKIVHSWVLARTDRTKAWHSFQVALVSDVEDIQGGTTAEGIHLGAMAGTVDLVQRGFMGLEIRDEVLWLDPVLPDELGCLNFNVRYRSHWITIRLTQDKMFISFDRSWSKEVQIGVQGKVYTFRTGEQREFNIAR from the coding sequence ATGCAGAAGTGGAGGATGACCTACGAGAGCTGGAAACCCGAGCAGCAACTGCTTCGCGAGGCGCTCTGCACGCTGGGGAACGGCTACCTGGCCACGCGCGGCGCTTTTGAGGAAGCCTCTGCTGAGCGGGGGGCACACTACCCGGGCACTTACTTGGCAGGTGGCTACAACCGTTTAACCTCCGAAATTGCCGGCAAGAAAATTGAGAACGAGGACCTGGTGAACTGGCCCAACTGGCTGCCCCTCACCTTTCGTCACCTGGGGGAAGACTGGTTTGATATCAGGAAGGTGGAGTTAATCGGTTTCCGGCAGGAACTGGACATGCAGCAGGGCCTGTTGCTGCGCCACCTACACTTCCGTGATAAGAAAGGCCGGGAAACAACGCTGGTGAGCAGGCGCTTTGTAAGCATGGCCAACAAGCATGTGGCGGCACTGCAGTGGGAACTCACACCGCTAAACTGGTCAGGTGAGGTGGAGGTGGTCGCTGCCCTGGACGGACGGGTGACGAACAGCGGTGTGGAGCGCTACAGCGCCCTGCAGAGCCAGCACCTCAAGACCATACAGCAGGGGCGTCACAACAAGGATACCGTATATCTGGAAGTTGAGACTGTGCAATCCCGGCTGGTAATGGCGCAGGCGGCCCGGCTGAGGGTGTACCGGGAGGCAGCGCCGGTGGACTTGGAGCGCGAGGTACAGCTGGAGGAGGGCTACGTGGCGATGCAGTTCAAATTGAGGTGCGAGCAAAACAAGCCGGTGTTGATTGAGAAAGTGGTGCAGGTGCATACCTCCCGGGACCAGGCCATTACAGAGCCCCTGCAGGAGGCCTGCAAGAACATTGACCGGCAGGGAGTCTTCGAGCACCTGTTGTACAAGCATACGCTGGCCTGGCAGCGGCTCTGGAACCGATGTGACTTTGAGCTCTCCTGCAACGAGAAAACGCAGGGCATTTTGCGCCTGCACATTTTCCACCTGCTGCAGACCGTATCAGCCAATACCGTGGGGCTGGATGTGGGCGTGCCTGCCCGTGGACTGCACGGAGAGGCCTACAGGGGGCATATTTTCTGGGATGAGCTGTTCATTTTCCCTTTCCTGAACCTGCGCCTGCCCGAGCTTACCCGCGAACTGCTGCTCTACCGCTTCCGCCGCCTGCCCGAGGCACGCTATGCTGCCACACAAGCCGGTTACCGGGGCGCCATGTTCCCCTGGCAGAGCGGCAGCAACGGCCGGGAGGAGAGCCAGGTTATCCACCTAAATCCCCAGTCGGGCCGTTGGCTGCCCGACAACACCTTCCTACAGCGGCATATCAGCGCGGCCGTGGCCTACAATGTATGGCAGTATTACCAGGCCACCGGTGACATGGGATTTATGACCTATGTGGGCGGCGAGCTGATTTTCGACATAGCCCAGTTCTGGTCTTCCATTGCCGTGTTCAACACCGGGCGCGGCCGCTATGAGATCCGCCATGTAGTGGGGCCCGACGAGTACCATACGGAGTACCCGGACTCCGATGAACCTGGTTTGAACAATAATGCCTACACGAATGTGATGGCGGTGTGGGTGATACAGGTAGCGCTGAAGCTGTTCGACATCCTGGACGATGCACGGGTGGAGGAACTGAGCGAGAAACTAAGCATATCCGAAGCGGATAAAGAGCGGTGGCGCGACATTGCCGCCAAAATGTACATTCCCTTTATTGGGGATAGCGGCATTATCGCGCAGTTTGAGGGCTATGAGCGTCTGTCAGAATTTCCCTGGGACAAGTACCGCGCCAAGTATGGAGAGGCCATGCGCCTGGACCGCATCCTGGAGAGCGAGGGAGACAACGTGAACAAGTATAAAGCCAGCAAGCAGGCCGATGTGCTCATGCTGTTTTACCTGTTCTCCTCCAAAGAACTGATGGATATCTTTAAACGGCTGCAGTATGATTTCACCCCTTCGTACATACTGGAGAATATCGCCTATTACGAGCAGCGCACCTCCCATGGCTCCACCCTGAGTAAGATCGTGCATTCGTGGGTGCTGGCCCGTACAGACCGTACGAAAGCCTGGCATAGTTTTCAGGTTGCCCTGGTAAGCGACGTGGAGGACATACAGGGAGGCACCACGGCTGAGGGAATACACCTGGGTGCCATGGCCGGCACAGTAGACCTGGTGCAACGCGGTTTCATGGGGCTGGAGATCCGGGACGAGGTGCTGTGGCTCGACCCGGTGCTGCCGGACGAGCTTGGCTGTCTCAACTTCAACGTCAGGTACCGCAGCCATTGGATCACCATCCGCCTTACCCAAGATAAAATGTTTATCTCCTTCGACAGAAGCTGGTCAAAGGAGGTACAGATAGGCGTACAGGGTAAGGTGTATACTTTCAGGACGGGGGAGCAGCGCGAATTCAACATAGCCAGGTAA
- a CDS encoding cation-translocating P-type ATPase: MAIDQKFAYHSVSNEETLEKLQTSPDGLSEDEAKKRQQAYGPNELTGKEGINPFILFLNQFKDFLILVLVLAAGVAWYADHMVDVYVILGVILFNAVLGFVQEYRAEKAIQALKSMLKQEAKVLRRGKPQTVEARELVPGDVIALEEGDGIPADARLLRGKNLQTIEASLTGESLPIEKHTEPLPEKTNLGDRVNMLWKGTHVARGSATAVVTGIGGDTELGKISHSLGSIKATATNFRKKTERLAKQMAVIAIVTSAIVFILGYFFRDYPFEEVLLITVATLVASIPEGLPAVITIVLAIGASRMASQNAITREFSATEMLGSVTVILTDKTGTLTKSILTVGKVYLGDGTELEVSGTGYAPEGELTRDGESINPAESMVLQQLLLIAKVCNNAHLGEAKAGEEENGPEPDVTGDPTEVALLVLAKKAEARQGRELPQAHVIDDLPFSSEQKFRATLAAVDGQRQLLVVGAPEKILRLSTRILTQEGPQQLTEEVRRRIQDKNDAWADKAMRVLALAYREGDNMADDATSKDVQELVWVGITGIIDPPRSGVQEAVADCKSAGIRVMMVTGDHKRTGTAIAREVGILEPDAKETGFPLALQEDELESPEYVFEDLVDHVSVFTRVSPNTKLRIAENLQSKGHLIAMTGDGVNDAPALKRADVGIAMGIRGTDVAKDASQIVLSDDNFATIVRAVREGRIVFQNVRQTSFFLLTTNFAFALVFIVTLLLGWPFPLTATQILWVNLVTDGVMELGLATERGHGDIMKRKPVPRNAHILDRSVVPYILLMSVVMLGLTLAVFSYYLPQGEGLARTAVFIVISMTQVFNTFNMRSLEFSVFEIGMFSNRYVNMAFVVSVLLQLLVIYTPFLSGVFSFEALPLLDLVTIILLSSLVIWAAEAYKWFTRKK; this comes from the coding sequence ATGGCGATAGATCAGAAATTTGCTTATCACAGCGTCAGCAACGAGGAAACGCTGGAAAAACTACAGACCAGCCCGGACGGACTATCTGAGGATGAAGCCAAAAAGCGGCAGCAGGCGTACGGACCCAATGAGCTGACAGGGAAGGAAGGTATCAACCCCTTTATTCTTTTCCTGAACCAATTCAAGGATTTCCTGATCCTGGTGCTCGTGCTGGCAGCGGGCGTGGCCTGGTATGCAGACCATATGGTGGATGTGTACGTGATCCTGGGGGTGATCCTGTTTAACGCTGTGCTGGGCTTTGTGCAGGAATATAGGGCAGAGAAGGCGATTCAGGCCCTGAAGAGTATGCTGAAGCAGGAGGCGAAGGTGCTGCGGAGAGGAAAGCCCCAAACGGTGGAGGCGCGGGAACTGGTGCCCGGCGATGTGATCGCGCTGGAAGAGGGCGACGGCATTCCCGCAGACGCCCGCCTGCTGCGGGGCAAGAACCTGCAGACCATCGAAGCCTCCCTCACGGGAGAGTCGCTGCCCATAGAGAAACACACGGAGCCGCTGCCCGAAAAAACCAACCTGGGCGATAGGGTAAATATGCTCTGGAAAGGCACCCACGTGGCCCGCGGGTCTGCTACCGCCGTGGTTACCGGCATTGGCGGCGATACGGAGCTGGGTAAGATTTCCCACTCCCTTGGCTCCATCAAGGCCACAGCCACAAACTTCCGCAAAAAGACGGAGCGCCTGGCCAAGCAAATGGCCGTGATCGCCATTGTTACCTCCGCCATTGTGTTTATACTTGGTTACTTCTTCCGGGATTACCCCTTTGAGGAGGTGCTGCTGATTACCGTGGCCACGCTCGTAGCCTCTATTCCGGAGGGCCTGCCGGCCGTGATCACCATCGTGCTAGCGATTGGAGCCAGCCGCATGGCAAGCCAGAATGCCATTACCCGCGAGTTTTCCGCCACCGAAATGCTCGGCTCTGTAACCGTTATACTTACCGACAAAACCGGCACGCTCACCAAAAGTATACTTACCGTGGGCAAAGTATACTTAGGTGATGGCACTGAGCTGGAAGTGTCGGGTACTGGCTATGCGCCGGAAGGCGAGCTGACAAGAGACGGCGAAAGTATAAACCCAGCCGAATCTATGGTGCTGCAGCAGTTGCTGCTCATCGCCAAAGTATGCAACAATGCCCACCTGGGAGAGGCAAAGGCAGGAGAGGAAGAGAATGGCCCGGAGCCGGATGTTACCGGCGACCCGACAGAGGTGGCGCTGCTGGTGCTGGCCAAAAAGGCGGAGGCCAGGCAGGGGCGGGAGCTGCCGCAGGCGCACGTAATCGATGACCTGCCGTTCAGCTCGGAGCAGAAGTTCAGGGCTACGCTGGCAGCGGTAGATGGGCAGCGGCAGCTATTGGTCGTGGGCGCCCCGGAAAAGATCCTGCGCCTGAGCACGCGCATCCTAACCCAGGAGGGACCGCAGCAACTGACAGAGGAGGTGCGCCGGCGCATACAGGACAAGAACGATGCGTGGGCCGACAAGGCCATGCGGGTGCTGGCTCTGGCGTACCGCGAAGGGGATAACATGGCTGATGATGCCACCAGTAAAGATGTGCAGGAGCTGGTCTGGGTGGGCATTACAGGCATTATTGACCCGCCCCGCAGTGGCGTACAGGAGGCCGTGGCCGATTGTAAGTCAGCGGGCATCCGGGTGATGATGGTCACCGGTGACCACAAGCGCACCGGGACGGCTATTGCCCGCGAGGTAGGCATCCTGGAGCCGGACGCCAAGGAAACAGGTTTCCCCCTCGCCCTGCAGGAGGATGAGCTGGAGTCGCCGGAGTATGTGTTCGAGGACCTGGTAGACCATGTTTCGGTATTTACCCGCGTGAGCCCCAACACCAAATTGCGTATTGCGGAGAACCTCCAAAGCAAAGGCCATTTAATTGCCATGACCGGCGATGGCGTAAACGATGCCCCGGCGCTGAAACGCGCCGATGTGGGCATTGCCATGGGCATACGCGGCACTGATGTAGCCAAGGACGCTTCCCAGATCGTGCTCTCGGATGATAACTTTGCCACCATTGTGCGTGCGGTGCGCGAGGGGCGTATCGTGTTTCAGAATGTGCGGCAGACGAGCTTTTTCCTCCTCACCACCAATTTCGCTTTTGCTCTGGTATTCATTGTCACCCTCTTGCTGGGCTGGCCTTTCCCACTCACGGCCACGCAAATCCTGTGGGTAAACCTGGTTACCGATGGCGTGATGGAACTGGGCCTGGCCACCGAGCGCGGCCACGGCGACATCATGAAGCGGAAGCCTGTCCCTCGAAACGCCCACATCCTTGACAGAAGCGTCGTGCCTTATATCCTGCTCATGAGCGTCGTCATGCTGGGGCTTACGCTGGCCGTTTTCTCCTACTACCTGCCGCAGGGCGAGGGGCTGGCCCGCACCGCTGTTTTCATCGTCATCTCCATGACACAGGTATTCAACACGTTCAACATGCGCTCCCTGGAGTTCTCTGTTTTCGAGATCGGGATGTTCAGCAACAGGTACGTAAACATGGCCTTTGTCGTATCCGTGTTGTTGCAGTTACTCGTGATCTACACCCCTTTTCTGAGCGGGGTCTTCAGCTTTGAAGCATTGCCTTTGCTGGATCTGGTGACCATTATCCTGCTTTCCAGCCTCGTAATTTGGGCCGCGGAGGCATATAAATGGTTTACCCGCAAAAAATAA